GGCCGGCCCCGAGGGTCTCGGCGACGCCGGAGGGGAGGTCGGTCACGTCTTCGCCGAGCGGCACGATGCTGGTGACCGTGCCGAGCGCGTCGGGGCCGAGCGGCAGCGCGGTGGCGGAGGCCGTGCCGGCGGCGGCAGCGGCGAAAGCGGCACCGAGAGCGGCGACACCGAGCGTCTTGGCGGCAGACTGCTTCATCAGAAAATCGTCCTCAGGAATCTCGGGGAATGCAGAGTGGCTACGCAAACTAATCATCGAAACCTCCGTCCGCAAATACCGAAATGCGGCCGGTCGCCGTGCGGCCGGCCGCATTCCGTGCCCCTTCCGAGAGGGAGTTCAGCTCGTCTGGCGGGAAGACTCGCTGGTCGTGGCCGTCTGCTGGAACAGCCATTCGGACTTCAGCTCGGCATATCCGGGCTTGATCACATCGTTGATCATCGCGAGGCGTTCATCGAAAGGAATGAACGCTGATTTCATCGCATTGACCGTGAACCACTGCATGTCGTCGAGCGTGTAGTCGAATGCCTCGACCAGGAATTCGAATTCCCGGCTCATGCTGGTGCCGCTCATCAGCCGGTTGTCGGTGTTGACGGTGGCCCGGAAGTGCAGCTTGCGGAGCAGCCCGATGGGGTGCTCCTTGTACGAGTCGGCGGCGCCGGTCTGCAGGTTGGAGGTGGGGCACATCTCCAGCGGGATGCGCTTGTCCCGCACGTACGCGGCGAGCCGGCCCAGGGTGACCGAGCCGTCGTCGGCGACCTCGATGTCGTCGATGATCCGCACCCCGTGGCCGAGCCGGTCGGCGCCGCACCACTGGAGGGCCTGCCAGATCGAGGGCAGGCCGAAGGCCTCGCCGGCGTGGATGGTGAAGTGGTTGTTCTCGCGCTTCAGGTACTCGAAGGCGTCGAGGTGGCGGGTGGGCGGGAAGCCCGCCTCGGCGCCCGCGATGTCGAAGCCGACGACCCCGGTGTCGCGGTAGCGGTTGGCGAGTTCGGCGATCTCCAGGGCGCGGGCGGCGTGCCGCATCGCGGTGAGCAGGGCGCCGACCCGGATGCGGTGGCCGTTCGCCCTGGCCTGGCGCTCGCCCTCGCGGAAGCCCTCGTTGACCGCCTCGACGACCTCTTCGAGGGTCAGGCCGCCCTCCAGGTGCTGTTCGGGGGCGTAGCGGACCTCGGCGTAGACGACGCCGTCCTCGGCCAGGTCGATCGCGCACTCGGCGGCGACCCGGAACAGGGCCTCGCGGGTCTGCATGACGGCGCAGGTGTGCGCGAAGGTCTCCAGGTAGCGCTCCAGGGAGCCGGAGTCGGCGGCCTCCCGGAACCAGACGCCGAGCTTGTCGGGCTCGGTCTCGGGAAGGTTCTCGTAGCCCTGGGCACGGGCGAGTTCGATGATCGTGCCGGGGCGCAGCCCACCGTCGAGGTGGTCGTGGAGGAGCACCTTCGGGGCACGGCGGATCTGGTCCGCGGCGGGGGTGCTGGGGATCTGGCTCGTCATTTCGGCACTCTAGCGCCTACGCGCGTAGAGCGCGCCTCTTCGGCACCACATCCCACGGCCCGAATTCCGGTGCGCCCGGGTGGCCGGGCGCCCTAGCCTGGCGGTATGACCGCAGCCGCGCCCGCCCCGTCCCCGGATCCCGCCGGCCCCCGTGCCGAAGCCGGCGCCGACGCCGAACTGCGCCGGATCCACGCCTTCCTCGCCGCCTTCACCCGGCGGCAGGCGGAGCGGACGGTCCCGGTCCCGGGCGGCTTCGCCGCGCTGGACGACACGTACGCGCTGTCCTACGGGAACAACTACGTCCTGATCGACGGACCGACCGACCCCGATGCGCTGCCCGGCCACGTGGACGCGGCCATGGCCCCGCTGGCGCACCGGGCCGTGTGGGTGCTGGACGCGGCGACCGGCGAGGCCTGCGCGGGGCCGCTGGCCCGGGCCGGCTACACCCTCACGACCGTCCTCGTGATGCGCCACACCGGCCCGGTGCCCGAGCGCGGCGGGGCCCGCGAGGTGGACCTGCCGGCGCTCCGCGGGCCGCTCACCGAGAGCCAGCGGCGCTTCCTGCCGGACGCCCCCGAGGAGGTGATCCGCGCCCTCGTGGAGCGGCGGACGGCCCGCCGGCGCGGCGCCGACGACGTCCGCTTCCTCGCCTCGCACGACGCGTGGGGCGAGCCGGCCTCCTGGGCCGACCTGTACCTGGACCGGACCGAGGGCGTCGCCCAGATCGAGGACCTCGTCACGGCCGCCTCCCACCTCGGACAGGGCCACGCGGGCGTCGTCCTGGACACCGCCCTGCGCACCGCCGCCGAGGCCGGCTGCACCACCCGCTTCCTGACGGCCCTGGCCGACGACTGGCCCCGGCACTGGTACGAACGGCGCGGCTTCGTCACCGTCGGCAGCGTGCACTGCTTCGAACGGACGTGAGGGAGGCGGCCGTTCGGCCGACGGGACGCGCCGGGCGATACGTAACAGTGACCGCGCGTACGGATGGCGTACACCTCGGCTTCTGAGACTGTTCTGCCATGGCGCACTACGCACTCGTAGGGACGGCCGGCTCCCGGAGACCCCGGCTCGGGCGGCCCGCAGGAGCGACGAACCCGGTCACCGAGGCGGGCGGGGTGGTCCTGCTGCTCCCGGACGGCGAGCCCTCCTCCGCGCGGGGCCCCTCCCCCCTCGCCCACGCAACGGCCCTGCCGCTGGCCCGCCGGCTGGCCCGCGCGGGCCGGGCCGACGGACTGGTCGCGCACGTGGTCCGCTACCGGGGGCGCGGCTGGAACGGCACGGACGCCCAACTCGCCGAGGACGCCTCCTGGGCGGTCTCCGAGGCGGTACGGCGCTACGGCGACGTCCCGGTCTGCCTGCTGGGCCGCGGGATGGGCGGACGGGCGGCGCTGCGGGCGGCCGGCCACCCGGCGGTGTCGGCGGTGCTGGCGCTCGCGCCCTGGCTGCCCGAGGAGGACCGGGCGGCCGAGCCGGAGCCGGTGCGGCAGCTCGTCGGGCGGCGGGTGCTGATCGTCCACGGGACGAACGACGCCCGGACCGACCCCGAGCTGTCCTACCGCTTCGCCGAGCGGGCCAAGAAGTCCAACCGGGACACCTGCCGCTTCGAGGTGCACGCGGACGGGCACGCGCTGCGCCAGTACCACGAGGAAGTCGGAGCCCTGGCCGCCGACTTCGTACTGTCCGCGCTCTTCTCGCACGCGCCGAGCCGGCCGCTCGCGGACGCCATGGCCGCGCCGCCGCCGCTGGGGCTGCGGATGCCGCTGGCGGCCGGGTTCGGGCGCTCGCTGCGGTAGCGGTCCGGCGGCGCCCGGCCTGCGGGCCGCGGGTCCGGCGGGGTGGCCCGTCCCGCGACGGCGCGTCCGGCGGCGGCCCGCCGGGCGCGGACCGTCCCGTACGCCCGGGTCACTCCGGCAGCAGGCTGCCCCGCTTGCCGAGGAGGAACTTCTTGAAGGCGGCCACCGGAGGCGTGTCCGGGTGTCCGTCGAGCCAGGCCACTCCGATCTCGCGGACCGCCCGCGGGGAGGTCACGCCCAGCTCGACGACGCCCGGGCGGGCGACGGCCGGCGGGGGCAGCAGGGCGACGCCGAGGCCCGCGGCGACCAGGCCGCGCAGGGTCTCGGCCTCCTCGCCCTCGAAGGCGATCCGGGGCTTGAACCCGGCCTGGGCGCACAGGTCGTCGGTGATGCGGCGCAGCCCGTAGCCGGGTTCCAGGGTCACGAAGGTCTCGTCGGCGGCCTCGGCCAGCCGGATGCGCTTGCGGCCCGCGAGGCGGTGGTCGTCGGGGACGACGAGGCGGAGCCGCTGCTCGTCGAGGCGGCGGGCGACCAGGTCGGGGGCGTCCGGCACGGGGGAGGTCAGGCAGAGGTCGAGCTCGCCGGCCCGGAGCCGTTCGATCATCGCCTCGCCGTAGTTCTGCACCAGGGTGAAGCGGACCCTGGGGTGGTCGGCACGGAAGGCGCGGAGGAGTCCGGGCACGGTCTCGGAGCCCATGGTGTGCAGGAAGCCGAAGGCGACCCGGCCGGCGGTGGGGTCGGCGTCGGCCCGGACCGAGTCGGCGGCCTTCTCGACCTCGGCGAGCGCCCGCTCGGCGGAGGCCAGGAAACGGCGGCCGGCCGGGGTGAGCGAGACCGTGCGGCCGCGGCGGGCGAACAGGGCGACGCCGAGGTCCTCCTCCAGCCGGACCACGGCCCGCGAGAGGGTCGACTGGGGGACGCCCATCTCGGCGGCGGCCCGGGTCACGTGCTCGTGCCGGGCGACGGCCGCGAAGTAGGCGAGCCGCGGCGCGAGCAGCAGTCCCATGTCTTCTTCGTTACTGTTCGGTGACAGGCGAGGCTGTGACCTGTACTCATGCAGCATGGGAACGATTACAGCAGGTCCGTGCATTGGACGCATGAACCGGGCCGTCCTACGTTCGAGGCATGCCTTCCGCCAGTACCAAGGCGGCCGTCACCAGCCCGGCCGCCGACTCCCGCCTCTCCCCCGGTGCCCCCGGCTACCGCCGGATGAGCCTCGCGCTGTTCGCCGCAGGAGTGGCCACCTTCGCCCTCCTCTACTCCACCCAGGCCCTCCTCCCCGCCGTCTCGGCCGAGTTCGGCGCCACCGCGTCGGCGGCCTCCTGGACGGTCTCCGCCGCGACCGGCGCGCTCGCCCTGTGCGTGATCCCCCTCAGCGCCCTGTCCGAGCGCTTCGGGCGGCGCTCGATGATGACGGCCTCGCTCGCGGTCGCCGTTCTGGTCGGACTCCTCGTCCCGCTCGCCCCCAGCCTGGAGGTCCTGATCGCGCTGCGCGCGGTGCAGGGCGCGGCGCTGGCCGGCGTGCCCGCCTCGGCGATGGCCTTCCTCGCCGAGGAGGTCCGGCCGAAGGCGCTGATCGCCGCGATCGGCCTGTTCGTGGCGGGCAACTCCATCGGCGGGATGAGCGGACGGATCGTCACCGGCTGGGTCGCCCAGCTGTGGGGCTGGCGGGCGGGCCTGGCGGCCGTCGGCCTGATGGCCGTGGTCTGCGCGGTCGCCTTCCGGGCGCTGCTGCCCAAGGCCCGGCACTTCACGCCCGGCCCGCTGAACCCGAGGGCGCTCGGCCGGACCGTGCGGGAGCATCTGGCGGACCCGCTGCTGATGCGGCTGTACGCGATCGGCGCGCTGTTCATGACGGTGTTCGGCGCCGTGTACACGGTGATCGGCTACCGGCTGGTCGAGGCGCCGTTCTCGCTCCCCCAGGGCGTGATCGGCTCGATCTTCCTGGTCTACCTGGTCGGCACAGTCTCCTCGGCCGCCGCCGGAAGGCTGGTCGGCCGGCTCGGCCGCCGCGGGGCGCTCTACCTGGCCGTCTCCACGACGGCGGCGGGCCTGCTGCTCTCGCTCGCCGACGCGCTGCCCGCCGTCCTCGCGGGCCTGGTGCTGATCACGGCCGGCTTCTTCGCCGGACACGCGGTCGCCTCCTCCTCGGTGAGCCGCACCGCGAAGACCGGCCGCGCGCAGGCCTCGGCGCTCTACCAGTCCGCCTACTACCTCGGCAGCAGCGCGGGCGGCACGCTCGGCGCGGTCGCCTTCCACGCGGGCGGCTGGGCCGGGACGGTCCTGATCGGCCTGGTGGCGGTGCTCGGCGTCGTGTCGGTCACCCTCTACGGCACGCACAGCGCGCGGGCCGAGGCCCGCCGGCTGCGGGTCGCCTGCTGATCCGCTGCAACTGTCCGGCTCCCCCGAGCGTCGTAATCAGCAGGACTCAAGGGGGAGTTGACGATCATGAACGCGATACGGAGGAGAGCCGTCATCGGCCTCGCGGTGACGGCTCTGACGGTGCCGACGACGGTGGCGCTCGGCACCGCACCGGCGGCCGCGGCGTCCTGCAACGTGACGACCGGCCCGTACCAGAAGCAGGTGGAGAAGTTCCTGGGCCGGCCGGTCGACGGGCGCCAGTCGCTCGCCGACTGCAAGGCGATCCGGTCCTTCCAGCTCAAGCACGGCATCACGCCGTCCGCGGGCTACGCGGGGACGGTCACCTGGCGCACGATGTCGACGATGCTGGCGCAGCGGGCGGCGGGGACCAACCCGAACCGGGACGGCAAGTGCCCGACGAACAAGGGGCGGATCGCCTGCGTCGACCTGACCCGGCAGCTCAGCTGGATCCAGGACGGCTCCCGGCTGAAGTACGGCCCGGTGCCGGTGCGCACGGGCAAGGCGGCCTCGCCGACCCGGACCGGCGCCAAGAAGATCTACTGGCGCAACATCAACCACTGGTCGACGCTGTACAACGTGTCGATGCCGTACGCGCAGTTCTTCGACGGCGGCCAGGCCTTCCACTCGACGACCAAGTCCATGTGGAACCCGCCGGGTTCGGGCGGCTGCGTGAACATGCGCTCGGCCGACGCCAAGGCGTACTGGAACCTGCTCAGGAACGGCGACGACGTCTTCGTGTACGGGCGCAAGCCCGGCACGTGAGGCCGGTCGGCCCGCGATTGTCGGTGCCCTGCGATAGCTTCCCCTCATCGGCCCCGATACCCGGTGCCGGTGAGGGGCGAGTGGGGTGGACTCGATGGACGTGCTGACCGATGACCTGGAGAAGTACCGTACGGAGCTGACGGGTTACTGCTACCGGATGCTGGGCTCCGCCTTCGAGGCGGAGGACGCGGTGCAGGACACGATGGTGCGCGCCTGGCGCGCGCTCGACTCCTTCGAGGGGCGTTCCTCGCTGCGCTCCTGGCTCTACCGCATCGCCACCAACGTGTGCCTGGACTCGCTCAACGCGGGCAACCGCCGGGCCCGGCCGATGGACCTGACGGACCCGACGCCGGTGGCGCAGGCCAGGCTCAACGAGCGGCCCGAGATCACCTGGCTGGAGCCGGTGCCGGACGGGCGGGTGCTGCCGTCGGTGGCCGACCCGGCGGAGACGGCGGTCCACCGGGAGACCGTGCGGCTCGCCTTCGTGGCGGCGCTCCAGCACCTGCCGGCGAAGCAGCGGGCGGTGCTGATCCTGCGCGAGGTCCTCGCGTGGAAGGCGAGCGAGGTGGCCGAGCTGCTCGGCACCACGGTCGCCTCGGTCAACAGCGCGCTGCAGCGGGCCCGGGCGACGCTGGCCGAGCAGGCTCCGGCCGCCTCGGACGCGGCGGACCCGCTGGACGAGGCGCAGAAGGCGCTCCTGGACCGCTACGTGGCGGCCTTCGAGGGCTACGACATGCAGGCGCTGACCGCCCTCCTCCACGAGGACGCGACGATGTCCATGCCGCCGTACGACCTGTGGCTGCGGGGCCACGAGGACATCGTGGGCTGGATGCTCGGGGTCGGCGAGGTGTGCCGGGGCTCGAAGCTGCTGCCGACCGTGGCGAACGGCTCGCCGGCCTTCGCGCACTACCACCCGGACCCGGAGGGCGGCTTCGCCCCGTGGGCGCTGATCGTGCTCCAGGTGCACGACGGGAAGGTCGGCGGGATGGACTTCTTCCTGGACACCAAGCGCTGGTTCCCGCTCTTCGACCTGCCGGACCGGCTGCCCGCCTGAGCCGCCCGCCCGTCAGAGCAGCCCGCCGAGCCCGACGAGTTCCAGTACGGAGCGCAGCTCGGGCCCGGCCCCCCGGAAGGTGAGCCGGTGCCCGCGCCGCCGGGCGGCCAGTCGCAGCCGGGCCAGGGCGTCGACGACGCCGAGATCGGCCCGGCCCAGGCCGTCGAGCTCGCAGACGACGTCGGTGGGCTCGGCCGCGTCGAGCAGCGCGCAGAGCCGGCCGAGTTCGTCCGGGGCGGGGCGTCCGGTGAGCCGCAGTTCGAGGGTGCGAGAGGTGTCCACACCAAGGGGGACCGCCGTCGCCCCCGTAACTCATCGCACCGCGCTTCCGGCGCCCCTTAGGCTCGGCCCATGACTCATGATCGTGTCGAACTGGTGATCTTCGACTGTGACGGTGTTCTGGTCGACAGCGAGCGCGTCTACTGCCGGGTGGACCGGGAGGTCTTCGCGGAGGTGGGCGCGGAGTTCACCGAGGCGGAGATGGCGGAGCTCTTCGTCGGCGTCTCCCACACGCGCCTCACCGCGCTCGTCGAGGAGCGGGCCGGGCGCAGGCTCGCCCCGGACTGGCAGCACCCGTTCCGGCCGCGCTACGAGGAGGCACTGGACGCGGAGCTGACGGTGGTCGAGGGCATCACGGAGGTCCTGGACGCGCTCGACGTGCCCTTCTGCCTGGCCTCCAACGGCAGCCCCGAGAGCATCCGCGCCAACCTGACCAGGACCGGCCTGCTCGACCGCTTCGAGGGCCGCGTCTTCAGCGCCCGTCACGTCCCGCACCCGAAGCCCGCCCCCGACCTCTTCCTGCACGCCGCCGCCACGATGGGCGTCCCGCCCGAGCGCTGCGCCGTCGTCGAGGACAGCCCGTACGGCGTCCAGGCCGCCCGCGCGGCCGGCATGCGCGCCTTCGGCTACTGCGGCGGCCTCACCCGCGCGGACCGGCTGATGGGCCCGGACACGGTGGTCTTCGACGACATGCGCGAGCTGGTGGGCCTGTTGGTCAGCTGACGGGGAACTCGGCGGTCGCGTACCCGTGAAGCCTCTCGATCCGATCGCTCATGGCGTGCTCCTCGATCGGTCGGCACCGATCCCAGCATGCCGAACGGGACCGGTGGGGGTCCACCGGTCCCGTTCGCCCGAAGGTGTCGCCGGCGCATGCCAGAGGCGATCAGAGGATCACGCGATGCGGTCCAGCACGATCGGGTTCGCCGTGAAGGACGTGCCCTCCGGGGCGATGTCCCAGGCCGCGTCCAGCGACTTCAGGGCGTAGTCGAACTTCTCGGGGGTGTCCGTGTGCAGGGTCAGCAGCGGCTGGCCCGCCGTGACCGTGTCGCCCGGCTTGGCGTGCAGCTCGATGCCCGCGCCGGCCTGCACCGGGTCCTCCTTGCGGGCGCGGCCGGCGCCCAGGCGCCAGGCGGCGATGCCGATGTCGTACGCGTCGAGGCGGGTCAGGACGCCGCTCGACGGGGCGGTGACGACGTGCTGCTCGCGGGCGACCGGGAGGGTCGCGTCCGGGTCGCCGCCCTGCGCCTGGATCATGCGGCGCCAGACGTCCATCGCCGAGCCGTCCGCGAGGGCCTTCGCCGGGTCGGCGTCCTTGATGCCGGCCGCGGTCAGCATCTCGCGCGCCAGGGCGATGGTCAGCTCGACGACGTCCGCCGGGCCGCCGCCCGCGAGGACCTCGACGGACTCGCGGACCTCCAGGGCGTTGCCCGCGGTGAGGCCGAGCGGGGTCGACATGTCGGTGAGGAGCGCGACGGTCTTCACGCCGCTGTCGGTGCCGAGCTGCACCATCGTGGAGGCGAGCTCACGGGCGTCCTCGATGTTCTTCATGAAGGCGCCGGTGCCGACCTTCACGTCGAGGACCAGGGAGCCGGTGCCCTCGGCGATCTTCTTCGACATGATCGAGGAGGCGATCAGCGGGATCGCCTCCACCGTGCCGGTCACGTCGCGGAGCGCGTACAGCTTCTTGTCCGCCGGGGCCAGGCCGTCGCCCGCCGCGCAGATGACCGCGCCGGTGGTGTCCAGGACGTGCAGCATCTCCTCGTTGGAGAGCAGCGCCCGCCAGCCGGGGATGGACTCCAGCTTGTCGAGGGTGCCGCCGGTGTGGCCGAGACCGCGGCCGGAGAGCTGCGGCACGGCCGCGCCGCAGGCGGCGACCAGCGGGGCCAGCGGCAGGGTGATCTTGTCGCCGACGCCGCCGGTGGAGTGCTTGTCGGCGGTCGGGCGGGAGAGGGAGGAGAAGTCCATGCGCTCGCCGCTCGCGATCATCGCCGCGGTCCAGCGGGCGATCTCGTCGCGGTTCATGCCGTTGAGCAGGATCGCCATGGCCAGGGCGGACATCTGCTCGTCGGCGACCACGCCGCGGGTGTAGGCGTCGATGACCCAGTCGATCTGCTCGGGGCTCAGCTCGCCCTTGTCCCGCTTGGTGCGGATGACGGAGATGACGTCCATGGTGGAGCCTCTTTCTACGCGCATAGAGGGTGATACGGGTGGGAAGGCGGGAGCGGCCCTTCCATGGTGGCGGAAGGGCCGCTCCGACGTGCTACTTGCTCAGGTGCTCCGGGCCGAAGGCCTGCGGCAGCATCTCCGCCAGCGTGGTCAGGCCGGCGGGCGTCTCCAGGACGAGCTCGGGGCCGCCGAACTCGTACAGCAGCTGCCGGCACCGGCCGCACGGCACCAGGGACTCGCCCCGGCCGTCCACGCACACGAAGTGCGTCAGCCGGCCGCCGCCGGTCGCCTGGAGCTGCGACACCAGGCCGCACTCGGCGCACAGGCCCAGTCCGAACGAGGCGTTCTCCACGTTGCAGCCGGAGACCACCCGTCCGTCGTCCACGAGCGCCGCCGCGCCGACCGGGAAGGCCGAGTAGGGGGCGTACGCGTGGGACATCGCCTCGCGCGCCGCCGCCCGGAGGGCCTCCCAGTCCGGCTTCGGGGCGGGCGTCGTCACTTGCCCTGGCCCTTCCGGTAGGGCAGGCCGTCCGCCTTCGGCATCCGCAGCCGCTGCGCCGACAGGGCCAGCACGAGCAGCGTGGTGACGTACGGCGCGGCGTCGACGAACTGGCTCGGGACCTCGTCGGTGAACGCGTACCAGAGGAAGAAGCCGACGGCGAAGGCGGCGGAGACGCCCGCGACCACGTACTTCTTCTTGTACAGCTGCCACAGCGTGGCGATCACCAGGAGCAGCGCGACCAGCAGCAGCAGCGCGTGGACGTTCTCGGCACCGCCGCGCAGCTTGAGGCTGTCGGTGAAGCCGAACAGGCCGGCACCCATCGCCATGCCGCCCGGCATCCAGTTGCCGAAGATCATCGCGGCGAGACCGATGTAGCCGCGGCCGCCGGTCTGGCCCTCCTGGTAGATGCCGGTGGCGACGATCGCGAGGAACGCGCCGCCGAGGCCGGCCAGACCGCCGGAGACGGTGACGGCGATGTACTTGTACTTGTAGACGTTGACGCCCAGCGACTCGGCCGCGACCGGGTTCTCACCGCAGGAGCGCAGGCGCAGGCCGAACGAGGTGCGCCACAGCAGCCACCAGGTGGCCGGGATCAGCAGGATCGCGACCACGGTCAGCAGCGACAGGTTGGTGACCAGACCGCCGAGGATGCCGGCGAGGTCCGAGATCAGGAACCAGTGCTTCTGCTGGAGGTCCTGCAGCCAGTCCGAGAGCCCCGGGACGGTGATCTGGGTGATCTGGTCGATGCGCGGGGACTGCTTGGAGGAGCCGCCCTCGGCCTCGGCGAAGGTGAAGTTCGACAGGTAGCGGGTGAAGCCCACCGCGAGGATGTTGATCGCCACACCGGAGACGATGTGGTTGACGTTGAACGTCACGGTGATGACCGCGTGCAGCAGGCCGCCCAGCGCGCCGCCGAGGACACCGACGAGCACGCCGGTCCAGGGGCCCCACTGGTAGCCCGCCCAGGCACCGAACCAGGTGCCCAGGATCATCATGCCTTCGAGACCGATGTTGACGACGCCCGCGCGCTCGGCCCACAGACCGCCGAGACCGGCGAGGCCGATCGGCACGGCGAGCTGGAGGGCTCCGGAGACCTGGCCGACGGAGGTGAGGTCGGAGGCTCCCGAGATGACCCGGACCAGCGAGAAGAGGACGAGACCGGCCGCGACGATCAGCAGGATCCAGGGCCAGGTCAGCTTGCGGCGCCCGGCGCTCTTGGGCGCGGCGCTCGGCTTGGCAACGGTGCCGGTGCTCATGCCGCCACCTCCTTGTCGGTCTTGATGGCGCCGCCGGCGGCGAGCTGCTCGCCGAC
The DNA window shown above is from Streptomyces showdoensis and carries:
- a CDS encoding HAD family hydrolase, with product MTHDRVELVIFDCDGVLVDSERVYCRVDREVFAEVGAEFTEAEMAELFVGVSHTRLTALVEERAGRRLAPDWQHPFRPRYEEALDAELTVVEGITEVLDALDVPFCLASNGSPESIRANLTRTGLLDRFEGRVFSARHVPHPKPAPDLFLHAAATMGVPPERCAVVEDSPYGVQAARAAGMRAFGYCGGLTRADRLMGPDTVVFDDMRELVGLLVS
- a CDS encoding MFS transporter, whose product is MPSASTKAAVTSPAADSRLSPGAPGYRRMSLALFAAGVATFALLYSTQALLPAVSAEFGATASAASWTVSAATGALALCVIPLSALSERFGRRSMMTASLAVAVLVGLLVPLAPSLEVLIALRAVQGAALAGVPASAMAFLAEEVRPKALIAAIGLFVAGNSIGGMSGRIVTGWVAQLWGWRAGLAAVGLMAVVCAVAFRALLPKARHFTPGPLNPRALGRTVREHLADPLLMRLYAIGALFMTVFGAVYTVIGYRLVEAPFSLPQGVIGSIFLVYLVGTVSSAAAGRLVGRLGRRGALYLAVSTTAAGLLLSLADALPAVLAGLVLITAGFFAGHAVASSSVSRTAKTGRAQASALYQSAYYLGSSAGGTLGAVAFHAGGWAGTVLIGLVAVLGVVSVTLYGTHSARAEARRLRVAC
- a CDS encoding GNAT family N-acetyltransferase, encoding MTAAAPAPSPDPAGPRAEAGADAELRRIHAFLAAFTRRQAERTVPVPGGFAALDDTYALSYGNNYVLIDGPTDPDALPGHVDAAMAPLAHRAVWVLDAATGEACAGPLARAGYTLTTVLVMRHTGPVPERGGAREVDLPALRGPLTESQRRFLPDAPEEVIRALVERRTARRRGADDVRFLASHDAWGEPASWADLYLDRTEGVAQIEDLVTAASHLGQGHAGVVLDTALRTAAEAGCTTRFLTALADDWPRHWYERRGFVTVGSVHCFERT
- a CDS encoding LysR family transcriptional regulator, translated to MLHEYRSQPRLSPNSNEEDMGLLLAPRLAYFAAVARHEHVTRAAAEMGVPQSTLSRAVVRLEEDLGVALFARRGRTVSLTPAGRRFLASAERALAEVEKAADSVRADADPTAGRVAFGFLHTMGSETVPGLLRAFRADHPRVRFTLVQNYGEAMIERLRAGELDLCLTSPVPDAPDLVARRLDEQRLRLVVPDDHRLAGRKRIRLAEAADETFVTLEPGYGLRRITDDLCAQAGFKPRIAFEGEEAETLRGLVAAGLGVALLPPPAVARPGVVELGVTSPRAVREIGVAWLDGHPDTPPVAAFKKFLLGKRGSLLPE
- a CDS encoding ABC transporter permease, which gives rise to MSTGTVAKPSAAPKSAGRRKLTWPWILLIVAAGLVLFSLVRVISGASDLTSVGQVSGALQLAVPIGLAGLGGLWAERAGVVNIGLEGMMILGTWFGAWAGYQWGPWTGVLVGVLGGALGGLLHAVITVTFNVNHIVSGVAINILAVGFTRYLSNFTFAEAEGGSSKQSPRIDQITQITVPGLSDWLQDLQQKHWFLISDLAGILGGLVTNLSLLTVVAILLIPATWWLLWRTSFGLRLRSCGENPVAAESLGVNVYKYKYIAVTVSGGLAGLGGAFLAIVATGIYQEGQTGGRGYIGLAAMIFGNWMPGGMAMGAGLFGFTDSLKLRGGAENVHALLLLVALLLVIATLWQLYKKKYVVAGVSAAFAVGFFLWYAFTDEVPSQFVDAAPYVTTLLVLALSAQRLRMPKADGLPYRKGQGK
- a CDS encoding thymidine phosphorylase, giving the protein MDVISVIRTKRDKGELSPEQIDWVIDAYTRGVVADEQMSALAMAILLNGMNRDEIARWTAAMIASGERMDFSSLSRPTADKHSTGGVGDKITLPLAPLVAACGAAVPQLSGRGLGHTGGTLDKLESIPGWRALLSNEEMLHVLDTTGAVICAAGDGLAPADKKLYALRDVTGTVEAIPLIASSIMSKKIAEGTGSLVLDVKVGTGAFMKNIEDARELASTMVQLGTDSGVKTVALLTDMSTPLGLTAGNALEVRESVEVLAGGGPADVVELTIALAREMLTAAGIKDADPAKALADGSAMDVWRRMIQAQGGDPDATLPVAREQHVVTAPSSGVLTRLDAYDIGIAAWRLGAGRARKEDPVQAGAGIELHAKPGDTVTAGQPLLTLHTDTPEKFDYALKSLDAAWDIAPEGTSFTANPIVLDRIA
- a CDS encoding STAS domain-containing protein, whose product is MDTSRTLELRLTGRPAPDELGRLCALLDAAEPTDVVCELDGLGRADLGVVDALARLRLAARRRGHRLTFRGAGPELRSVLELVGLGGLL
- a CDS encoding cytidine deaminase, which gives rise to MTTPAPKPDWEALRAAAREAMSHAYAPYSAFPVGAAALVDDGRVVSGCNVENASFGLGLCAECGLVSQLQATGGGRLTHFVCVDGRGESLVPCGRCRQLLYEFGGPELVLETPAGLTTLAEMLPQAFGPEHLSK
- a CDS encoding sigma-70 family RNA polymerase sigma factor translates to MDVLTDDLEKYRTELTGYCYRMLGSAFEAEDAVQDTMVRAWRALDSFEGRSSLRSWLYRIATNVCLDSLNAGNRRARPMDLTDPTPVAQARLNERPEITWLEPVPDGRVLPSVADPAETAVHRETVRLAFVAALQHLPAKQRAVLILREVLAWKASEVAELLGTTVASVNSALQRARATLAEQAPAASDAADPLDEAQKALLDRYVAAFEGYDMQALTALLHEDATMSMPPYDLWLRGHEDIVGWMLGVGEVCRGSKLLPTVANGSPAFAHYHPDPEGGFAPWALIVLQVHDGKVGGMDFFLDTKRWFPLFDLPDRLPA
- a CDS encoding dienelactone hydrolase, giving the protein MVLLLPDGEPSSARGPSPLAHATALPLARRLARAGRADGLVAHVVRYRGRGWNGTDAQLAEDASWAVSEAVRRYGDVPVCLLGRGMGGRAALRAAGHPAVSAVLALAPWLPEEDRAAEPEPVRQLVGRRVLIVHGTNDARTDPELSYRFAERAKKSNRDTCRFEVHADGHALRQYHEEVGALAADFVLSALFSHAPSRPLADAMAAPPPLGLRMPLAAGFGRSLR
- a CDS encoding adenosine deaminase; this translates as MTSQIPSTPAADQIRRAPKVLLHDHLDGGLRPGTIIELARAQGYENLPETEPDKLGVWFREAADSGSLERYLETFAHTCAVMQTREALFRVAAECAIDLAEDGVVYAEVRYAPEQHLEGGLTLEEVVEAVNEGFREGERQARANGHRIRVGALLTAMRHAARALEIAELANRYRDTGVVGFDIAGAEAGFPPTRHLDAFEYLKRENNHFTIHAGEAFGLPSIWQALQWCGADRLGHGVRIIDDIEVADDGSVTLGRLAAYVRDKRIPLEMCPTSNLQTGAADSYKEHPIGLLRKLHFRATVNTDNRLMSGTSMSREFEFLVEAFDYTLDDMQWFTVNAMKSAFIPFDERLAMINDVIKPGYAELKSEWLFQQTATTSESSRQTS
- a CDS encoding L,D-transpeptidase; translation: MNAIRRRAVIGLAVTALTVPTTVALGTAPAAAASCNVTTGPYQKQVEKFLGRPVDGRQSLADCKAIRSFQLKHGITPSAGYAGTVTWRTMSTMLAQRAAGTNPNRDGKCPTNKGRIACVDLTRQLSWIQDGSRLKYGPVPVRTGKAASPTRTGAKKIYWRNINHWSTLYNVSMPYAQFFDGGQAFHSTTKSMWNPPGSGGCVNMRSADAKAYWNLLRNGDDVFVYGRKPGT